The following proteins come from a genomic window of Pseudomonas sp. Z8(2022):
- the flgH gene encoding flagellar basal body L-ring protein FlgH yields MTRLLPLVLLLALGGCASFNEMLPDEDSSHYEPLELDYSVPPTTGGGLFRSGYSGSLTGDKRAVRVGDILTVVLDESTQSSKSAGTSFGKSSGVSVGIPTVLNKSYDRLQSSAEAERDFNGSARSSQQNTLRGSIAVTVHRVLPNGTLLIKGEKALRLNQGDEYIRLVGLVRMDDINRANQVSSQNVANARISYAGRGVLNDSNSAGWLTRFFTSPLFPL; encoded by the coding sequence ATGACCCGCCTGCTTCCGCTCGTACTGCTTCTGGCCCTCGGCGGCTGCGCCAGCTTCAACGAGATGCTGCCCGACGAGGACTCCAGCCACTACGAGCCGCTGGAGCTGGACTACAGCGTGCCGCCGACCACCGGTGGCGGGCTGTTCCGCAGCGGCTACAGCGGCTCGCTGACCGGCGACAAGCGTGCAGTACGGGTCGGTGACATCCTCACCGTGGTGCTCGACGAGTCCACCCAGTCGAGCAAGAGCGCGGGCACCAGCTTCGGCAAGAGCTCGGGCGTTTCCGTCGGCATTCCCACCGTGCTGAACAAGAGCTACGACCGTCTGCAAAGCTCCGCCGAGGCCGAGCGCGACTTCAATGGCTCGGCGCGCAGCTCGCAGCAGAACACCCTGCGCGGCTCCATCGCGGTCACCGTGCATCGGGTGCTGCCCAACGGCACCCTGCTGATCAAGGGCGAGAAAGCCTTGCGCCTGAACCAGGGCGACGAATACATCCGTCTGGTCGGCCTGGTGCGCATGGACGACATCAACCGCGCCAATCAGGTGTCCTCGCAGAACGTGGCCAACGCGCGCATCTCCTACGCCGGCCGCGGCGTGCTCAATGACAGCAACTCGGCAGGCTGGCTGACGCGTTTCTTCACTTCCCCGCTGTTCCCGCTCTGA